TAGCTTAACAATTTTACAaaacaaataagaaaaaaacataAATGTGTCAcgagttatatatatatatatagaaattGGAGCATTTATATTTGGGCAATTTCGACAAGACAATCAGAGAGCTGTTTAGGCATGCATAACATTGGCATGTGATCCGATCCTTTAAGTTCCTTCACCTCTTTCACCCCATTATTACTAATCATCCAACGTTGGAAAGTTTGGGATATCCCTTGATCTTCTTCACATACAACAAAAGCACTCCTCACTGATCCATATCTTTCCTTTGATAGCTTCGCCTCTGGTTTCCATGCTTCATGAAGGAACAACGATGATGGCCTCTTCAATGTCATTGCTAACTCCAAATCCTTAACAATATAAGATATGATTAAACGTTAACTACACTGATTAACCTATTGTATGATTTTGTCATAAATTCCTTAACTTATAGAAATAAATTTGATGTtaagttaaagaaaatcacacaGCGAGTGTAAAACATTGGagggaaattgaattatttaaccATACATAaaggtttcatctattttttcgcTTTCaggtagtaaaaaaaaaattaaaaaaaaattaaaattttctttttaggtgttaaaatacaagttttgattttttaggtggtaaaaaacaattttttgatttttatagatggtaaaaaacaatttatccaaCTTTTTATGTAGGATAAAAATTGCGTACATTTGTTCTTCTAAATGAAGTAACAACGTTCATTTTATTTTCACttgtttcaagaaaaataagtaaaaaaatGAGTGAACAAAACACACCCTTATTATTTAAGTGGTAATCGATTAAGTGTCTAAGGCGAGTAAGGTTTGATTACCTGAAGGGGACATAAGTGATAGAGCAGAGACATAAACTGTGGCCCAAAGAACATTGTGGTCAGGGTCTCCTTTGGATCACCGGAGTTCTCGAATTTCGTGTCCAACCAATAATCTTTGCCTCCGTCGGGCATACTTGCAACAAACTTCATCAATAAACAGGGGGAAAAGGGTTAGATTTCATATCTTCACCAATTTACAATTTATGATTATACTTTGGCCTTGTGCTACATTGTTAATCAGGCCATTtgtataaatttattgtacattcgCGTGTAATTTGTACAATTTTTGATGACATTTAATTAATGTGTACAATTTGTACAACTTTTATATTTTGAAGCTTTTTTtttatagataaacattttaagggTTACATGGTGACTTTTATAAGTTATTAGGTTCCGctttattcgacttattttgtctaaacttatattatctaaacttattttatagataaatattttaagggTTGCGTGGTTACGTTGCAACTAATAGGGTATTTACAACTTAGATAAGCCACTATTTGCAGCGTTTGTGATAGCTACAAAAAGTTATACGTATTTGCAGGCAACACAATTACAGCGCCCAAAAACGCTACAGAAAACCTCTTTTACAGGCGTtgcaaatgacgttttttctaCAAATAGCTATTTtgactgaaataaacttatttgtgtttgaaaatgtatgattttttttttctgaacttatattatccgaACTTATCTGTActtgtctgaacttatctgaacttaatttgtctgaaataattcaaaataagtcgaacaaaacAGAGCTTTAGTGATTATAAAGGGATAAattttactccgtattaaagtgaaatttttttatcattataaataggcaaatttgtcaaaaataccttataaaatattttttacgtaaaactaccttataaaaaaaatgttgtaattaactaccttataaaaaaaaatattgtaattaactaccttataaaaaaaaagttgtaatTAACTACCAACCAAAGGTAGTATATTACAACATAAAAtgtttataaggtagttaattacaatattttttataaaatagttttttcacaaaaaacaattttataaggtagtttttgacaaatttaccttacaaataaataacttttatatttctgcttaacttttaagtaaTCTGAGTCAACTTTTATTTACACCAATTTTAAATGAAAATTTGTGAAAACCCTTTCCCAACTCTCCCTCTTTCAGTCCTTCAACAGGTTTTGCCGTCCAAAACCAAATATAAATACAAATTCTTATAAAAAGATTTTATGACATGTTTTTATTTGTTGCTGAAGAGGGGCTAGCCCCGACAATTAAGAAAATTACATAACCAAAAGGGGTGTAATAACACCCATAATGTCTTCGAAGAGAGTGCTAGCAATCTCATATGGAGGGGTATGAAAGTACTCTGTTCTATCCTCTTGGACAACTCCTAAGTTAGCCATACGACCGACTAACTTATTTCCCCCCCTATAACAATGATTAACGGTGACTTCTCAATCCGAGAAGTTGAATAAAGCACTACATCGTGCTACAATGTAATGACATTCTCCTACTTCATATTCCTTATTTTTGATGACTTGAATACATGCCTCATTATCTATCTGCAATTTCAGCTTCTTAATGTTCATGTGTCTTGCCATTTCCAGACCTAACATGGCAGCCATAAGTTGTGCTTATGGCAGTACATATCCTAAACTTTGCAGCAAAGGCTCGTTGAAACATGCCACAATGGTCTCGGATGGCACCCCCTCCCACTGCTAGGCTTGGTGCACCTTTTGAGGCGCCATCGGTATTAAGAGAGAATCAATCATGTGGTGGAGCTAGCCACCTAACATATATTTCCTGTAGTTTACGCGCTGAAATTGTAGTACCTTCATCACCCATGTTCCAGCTTCTTTAGGCCTCCTCAACTCGAATATGGAAAAGGTCCCAGCATGAAGTGAAATATCTTGACTTCTACCAAAGGTTGCACAATTTCCCCATCGCCATATCCTTCATGTCATAGTTGCGAAGCATGTATGACATTTCCCAGTGATCATGGGGTTAATAGCCTTGAGGTTCGAGATCAACCAAGTCGTTAGCTCACTAGTGAAGAAATATGGATGATtcgaagtgaaggaaataatgcccttggtccaagtatgcattctatgttaagtctaataaatgcggttcagtattaattaacaagttaataattcagtgagatcaagtgagctgaatgcctagctagaggccgcttcagttcaagtggaattaatgatattaatccacagcttactcttgactgaacccgtagggtcacacaaatagtacgtaaacggatcaagtatttaatggcattaaatactccatctatgaatattcggaaccgacggatcttggtttcagtgggagctaagatcgtcacaggcaagaaatgaatactccggaaacgatgatattgccggaaacggaaatatggatcgtatcggaaatatgaatattatccaagtcgtagatgttgccggaaacggaaacatggtacgtatcggaaaatattattggaaatggaaatattaccagaatcggaaatattgccggaaacggaaatattgtcagaatcggaaatattgccggaatcggaaaataattccgaaaacggaaatattaaatatttgttcgaaacggaaattaattccggaatcggaaatattaaatattgttcgtatcggaaatagattccggaaatggaaatttaatcggaagcgtatcgtacgaattagcatcggacgaggcctgccggacgaaggcccagcacgaagccaggccatcgcccagcaagcacgcacgccacagcccagcgcgcacaaggccgcgcatgcgtgggccgcgctgcgtgggctgctgctcgcatgcgtgggcagcccttgtggctgccgtgtgtgtgtgagtttgagctcatgcgagattcctgaatctgcaagagtcagtgtatgattaaatgtctattcctattggataaattgattaagtagaattcatgtagaattctaattccaattaattcgcatcctactaggattacgattccttttccataactctataaataaaggcctaggggtcataatttatacataagtttcaaagtattcaaaaagtgagtttttgagagaaaattcaaacacccatcttgccccaaaagtgccgaattttctgagtaccttaagggcgattctagttggtcaatcttaaggcggatccggacgtgctgtggactatctacggagggacgacatttggagtcctaaaagacttgttcttgttcggttcgggcgcagctagggaaggcacgcaacaaagagtatgcatctaattatgctatatgattatgtgtaaataatatgtttcctgggttaatggttgtttccgcatgatctatgtaaatgtcatatgtatcataacctaacagtggtatcagagccccttattattttcataatctaaattgcatgaacatggttaaatattacaaatttgcaagaattaaaaggggtgattaattttcgtaattgttaattaattgcaaattgcgtttatttaaatatatgtacgcagtttttcggcagtttcttcattactcatccgaattgagtgatttttgtgtcaattccgcatgtaaaaggcattctaaaattttgacaaaaagagtatttttctgccgaacccagaattctcaaattcgaagcctaactatgacttttcgaaggttttagtttttcggatgcaaaatttcgtaaatttaagatgttaaattaaatatttgcgattcctgttgataaatcttgaatttttgattgacctactgcatatgtttaacaagtttgaatgcctagtcttgttaattatgcaatctaatttgtaattatgattaatttgttgaaaattagaataatttagaattaatttgattttcataattaattgtaatttaattagaaacctatgattaaaaaccaccataaaaattgtaaatttacgataaattttaaatttttatgacctagacttgaatccatatcaatcggaaatcaattggataataaattttcgattttttcgccctaaaattatgaaattaataatatttattaatttgtcattaattttaaatataaattttaaatttttatgcgattcgttcaaataacttgcacgcacgaagcaatggacgcttcgtgttacccttaaggggtgttgtataatgcgggcatgcgacgacgagcaagggagctcgtcgcccgtgcggcacgaatgcaatgagcaagggcgtagtgcacgagcgcaaggcagcagccctgccttgtgacgtgtgccacgagcaatgaacggatgggcatgggcgaggggcgagccaaggcagtcgcgtgtgggcagcaagcgagctgcgccacagcgcgcgctgcctcgcacaacagcgcgcagcctcgtgcgcagcgagcgcaagctcgcgtgccacgagcgctgcgcacagcatcactcgcgcgcaccagcgagcgatctcgcgcgccagcgagcgatggctcgcgcgcaccagcgagcgatctcgcgcgccagcgagcgatggctcgcgcgcaccagcgagcgatctcgcgcgccagcgagcgatggctcgcgcgcaccagcgagcgatggctcgcgcgcaccagcgagcgatctcgcgcgccagcgagcgatgcagcgccccagcgagcgatggctcgcgcgcaccagcgagcgatctcgcgcaccagcgagcgcggtaacgcgcgcgcgctgcgagcgatagctcgcgtgcggtgggcgctgtgcggaggcttgcgtatgggacagcagcagctatgcaacgagcgcatgggctgcgcgcacatggccagcaatggctgtgtgcgtacagcccatgggcgtgcaacgcgtagggtgtttgcgtttcgattagatcgttttgaatgtttaatttgaaaatttcagttcacgtaattttaattaattttaaaattaataatttgaattaatttcttggattttaattttgaatattataattataataaatggaatttattctaattattttactaaaattaaaatcatgaattaatttaaatgcgactgaaattaaattaaattttggattcaattataaatttatatgagctttaaattttaattaaatttgtatgtttccggttagactagaaatacaattttatgtttaaaattagtaaagcatatgaatttattggtttgagtgggagcactttttagtcataaactcttgattaggtctacaaatccttaaggttaaaacaactcgattagaattaataaggactgaataattggtagattattggtgcccttgattaattgctgcaaatgtttacgtgatgcataatgtgtttgactaaccagctatgtgggccattcatgataatgaatgggtgaatggtatatattgtatatgtactgttttgcaggttatgaagtgactagtatggcccaaataggatagaaaatatggtctgcgtaccattaatttgaatgtaattggtctaaagtaccaaagttgtttttcaattcaaatatggtctgcgtaccatcaaatagttgtaattagttataactcatcctatttgaagaaaatggtgcctcccacggagattttcaagacggactttgaagtcaaagcttcaagatgaagtcgggccatactagatcacaaatatcttatgcatgttttaagttatttattgttttaaatatgtcttaaaatgcatgagatcataagcttgattatgttgcatgattaaggattttagttcacttaaaatctgaccaacatagtaagagccttaagttccaaacttaaaaattgagttaaaaggtgccatgccaaaatatacacttgcttggatatcctttacatcaatctagtaatagttttcgctcagcgaggtgttacttattggtcctaaaggggcaaggtacacaaataattgtgagtacatgttagttttggtgaaactcaacgatataagtaaggagtccttttatgtcgtggcaaattcgaaaggtttacctaataagttcttagacgtacctatcaaccaagaatagtttctagactattagcaaaaggcttttgcttacctaagatgttctaggattaagtcgacaaactgtgcttagttcttcaatgattttaggatcttggaatcattttattcacacctgccggaacacataacttgaataaaatgcttaataaacattgaattatgcatgaatgctagaatttaagtttattaagagaaactgtgaatggttatttatttgtttattcttttcaattgtagttttaatatggcaaacaacaatcaaaacatcatcatgggttctgagcttatggtcaagctgaacctgacaaattttcttgaatgggaagctaagctagttgaaatagtcaaactcaatggacttgagtatgtactatcacatcccatgccaagctactatgccagagacatgacccctgagagattttacgcctgggatgcggatctcaaaaaggttatgagtctcatgctgaacaatatccctgatgattgggctagaaggtttgtagcctatgaaccttttacgctcatcaagaatctgagggatatctgtcgtggaaatacggaggacagggacctgaacgtccatgagttgattgaatcaatgtctgggctaaaggttagttctcccaacaggtgttataggatggaggtccaagaaacacatgttcagctccttcgcactaaacagagggtaggcgtcccactgaggttccatgtggatcttatgtgttcatattttgatcgcctaagtctactaggaacaccaataagcgaaaggatggcagtctctgtcttgctcaattcactacacagtgggtttggtcgcttcaagcaacaatacctaagtgaaccaagagaagaaacagttgcagaatttattcaccttgtcagaaaggctgaaatagtactggactgtgaagccaaagatttactcaaggctagaaagagaccattcaagaaaggtggaaagtccaagggcaatgctaaatcaaagcaggacaagtccacatcaagctgtctttattgtgatggaataggccattacaaaagagaatgtccaaagctaaaggaagatcagaagaacggaacagtcgttccatcttcaggtattttcgttatagactgtatacttgctaattcaacttcttgggtattagatactggttgtggctcacacttatgttccaatccacagggactaagaagaagtagaaagttaagcaagggagaagtcgacctacgagtgggaaatggagcacggattgctgcattagctgtaggaacatactatttgtcgttgccctccgggctagttttggaactggaagaatgtttccatgttccaagtcttactaaaaacatcatttcagtttcttgcttagatgctaagggattttcctttataataaaagacaatagttgttcgttttattttaaagagatgttttatggatctgctagattagtcaatggactttatttattagatcacgacaaacaagtatataacataaataccaaaaa
This genomic stretch from Spinacia oleracea cultivar Varoflay chromosome 3, BTI_SOV_V1, whole genome shotgun sequence harbors:
- the LOC110776266 gene encoding salicylic acid-binding protein 2; amino-acid sequence: MGDNNSCKKHFVLVHGACHGAWSWYKVKPLLEAAGHHVTPLDMTASGINLKRIDEIQTIGEYTEPLIQFLTALPNDQKVILVGHSLGGLNIAVAMEMFPQKIEIGVFVTAFMPDHVHTPSFIFDQFVASMPDGGKDYWLDTKFENSGDPKETLTTMFFGPQFMSLLYHLCPLQDLELAMTLKRPSSLFLHEAWKPEAKLSKERYGSVRSAFVVCEEDQGISQTFQRWMISNNGVKEVKELKGSDHMPMLCMPKQLSDCLVEIAQI